A window of the Methanotorris formicicus Mc-S-70 genome harbors these coding sequences:
- a CDS encoding CBS domain-containing protein → MISKYLVRDVMKKGVVEVTLDTKLSDVIKTMAKYDISSVVVSDGERFWGIITDTDILKHYNELDKTAEEIMTVNPITVSPEAPLEKAIEIMAEKGIHHLYVKSPCEDKIVGVLSSKDIIKLFSNLIE, encoded by the coding sequence ATGATTTCAAAATATTTAGTTAGAGATGTGATGAAAAAAGGTGTTGTTGAAGTAACCTTGGATACAAAGTTAAGTGATGTTATTAAAACAATGGCAAAATATGATATATCATCTGTTGTAGTTTCTGATGGAGAAAGATTTTGGGGGATTATAACAGATACTGATATATTAAAACATTATAATGAGTTGGATAAAACTGCAGAGGAAATAATGACAGTAAATCCTATAACAGTTAGCCCTGAAGCTCCATTGGAAAAAGCTATTGAGATTATGGCTGAGAAAGGAATACACCACTTATATGTTAAATCACCATGTGAAGATAAAATTGTTGGTGTTTTAAGCTCAAAAGACATTATAAAGCTGTTTTCTAATTTGATTGAATAA